The Terriglobales bacterium genomic interval GACGCCAGCCGCTTATGCTGCGGGCACATCAGCCCGTCCGCCAGCGGGTGGAAATACGCCCGGCTTCCGTTCAAAGCGACGCCGCACTCGATGCACGCGCCCAGCTCCGGCAGCAGCCCCGCCAGCCGCACCAGCCACAGGTCGAAGTAGGTCAGCGGCATCCAGATCGCGCCCGCCTGCACCTGCGGCAGCACCGACAGCGCCAGGCGGAAGAGGTCGTCGTGCGCCTCGCGGTCGGGCAGCACCTGGTCCAGCACTTCCGCCAGGTATCCCAGCGCCACCGCCCGCGGGTAATCCACCTGCGTGGCCATCGGCGATTCCAGCACTTCGCAGGAATCCAGACGCGCCAGCTCCACCCGCTCGCGGTCTTCCCAGTACAGCCGGACGTAGGTGAGCGGCTCCAGTGCCCCGCCGAAACGCTTTTTCGACTTCTTGGCCGCCCGGGCGACGCCCCGCACCTTGCCTTCGGAGCGGGTGAAGCAAGTCACCAGCAGGTCGGCTTCGCGCAGCGGATAGCTGCGCAGCACGATCGCCTCGGACTCCTTCAGCGGCATCGCATCCGCCCGCTCACTCTGGTCGCAGCGCTCGTCCCAGAAACCTCGATTGTAATTGACTTACTGGTGGATAGAAAGCGGGGAAACACCTGAATTCATGCGGCATTCAGGCTTGTGTGAGACAGCCGCCTTAGCTGTCAGGAATGAACAAGAACCAGTG includes:
- the recO gene encoding DNA repair protein RecO; translated protein: MPLKESEAIVLRSYPLREADLLVTCFTRSEGKVRGVARAAKKSKKRFGGALEPLTYVRLYWEDRERVELARLDSCEVLESPMATQVDYPRAVALGYLAEVLDQVLPDREAHDDLFRLALSVLPQVQAGAIWMPLTYFDLWLVRLAGLLPELGACIECGVALNGSRAYFHPLADGLMCPQHKRLASAEMSSESRALAARMFRTPVDAFAGEEWPRQRGADLRKFLQQRLEQHLEKKLVTAAMLDKV